CCGACGGGACGAACCGCAGGCGACTCACCGACGCCCCCGGCTTCGACCAGACCAACCAGGGTTCCTGGCAGGCCCTGCCCGACGGGCCCACGACGACCACGTCGACGACCACGTCGACGACCACGTCGACGACCCCACCGCCGACCGAGGCGCCGACCGAGGCGACCGACGTGCCACCCCCCGCATCGACGGCTCCGAGGGCGGGGGCCGCACCGTCGCCTGCGAGGCTGACGCCCACCTTCACCGGGTGACGACCCGCACCGCCGACCCGGTCACCGTGGGCGCCCCGCCACACCACCTGGGGGGACCGGACCCGGCCTACCGGCCGGGCAGCACCCGATAGGCGTCGTAGATCCCGTCGATCTGCTTGATGGCCGAGATCACCGAGTCGAGGTGGGACGGGTCGCCGAGCTCGACATCGAAGCGCATCTTCGAGATGCGGTCGGACCCGGTGAGGGTGTTGCACGACACGATGTTGACGTGGGCGTCGGCCAGGGCCGCCGAGGTGTCGCGCAGCAGACGGGAGCGGTCGAGAGCCTTCACCTCGATCGAGGCGACGAACACCGCCGAGATGGACGTGTCCCAGTCGACGTCGATCAGCCGGTCGCTCTGGCCGACCGACAGCGACACCCCGTTGGCGCAGTCGGCACGGTGCACCGACACGCCGCGACCTCGGGTCACGAAACCCATGATCTCGTCGCCGGGCACCGGCGTGCAGCACCGCGAGAGGCGGACCATCACGTCGTCCAGGCCCTCGACGTGCACCCCCGAGTGGGTGGCCCCGGCCCGGCGCTGGCGACCGGGCTCGCGCACGGTGACCGGCAGCTGCTCCTCACGGGTCGGGTCGACGTCCTGGAGCTCGCGCCGGACCCGCTCGGCCACCGACTCAGCCGACACGTGGTGCTCGCCGATGGCGGCCAGCATGGCCTGGCGATCCGGGTACTTGAGCGACTCGGCGACCTCGTCGAGCACGCCGGAGGCCTGGATCTTCTGGACGGGCAGCCCTTCGCGTCGCAGGGCCTTGGTGAGGTCGTCGGTGCCGCTCTCGATGGCGTCCTCGCGACGCTCCTTCGAGTACCACGACCGGATCTTGTTGCCGGCCCGGTGCGTGGCGACGAACTTGAGCCAGTCACGGCTCGGCCCGGCACCGGGGACCTTCGAGTTGAAGATCTCGACCGAGTCGCCCGAGGTGAGCTCGGAGTCCAGCGGGACCAGCCGGCCGTTCACCCGGGCGCCGATGCAGCTGTGGCCGACCTCGGTGTGGATGGCGTACGCGAAGTCGACCGGCGTCGCCCCCATCGGCAGGGTGATCACCTTGCCCTTCGGCGTGAAGATGAAGACCTCGTCCTGTTCGAGGTCGGTCTTCAGGTTGGCCATGAACTCGCCCGGGTCGGAGGTCTCCGACTGCCAGTCGACGATGCGGTTGAGCCACGCCAGGTCGGCCGAGGACTCGTGGCCGTCCTTGTAGTTCCAGTGGGCGGCCACGCCGAACTCCGCCCGCTTGTGCATCTCCAGGGTGCGGATCTGGACCTCGAGGGGCTTGCCCTGGGGCCCCACGACCGTCGTGTGCAACGACTGGTAGAGGTTGAACTTGGGCATGGCCACGTAGTCCTTGAAGCGGCCCTGCACCGGCTTCCACGTGGCGTGGATCGACCCCAGCGCGGCGTAGCAGTCCTTCACGGACTCGACCACGACCCGGATCCCGACGAGGTCGAAGATGTCGTCGAAGTCGCGGCCCTTGACGACCATCTTCTCGTAGATGCTCCAGTAGTGCTTGGGGCGCCCGGTGACCTCGGCGTGGATGCGCAGCTCGCGCATGCGCTGCTGGACGTCCTCGAGGACCTGCATCAGGTAGATGTCGCGCTCGGGACTGCGGCTGGCGACCATGTGGTCGATCTCGGCGTAGCGCTTGGGGTGCAGCGCCGCGAACGCGAGGTCCTCGAGCTGTTGCTTCAGCTCCTGCATGCCGAGGCGATGGGCCAGAGGGGCGTAGATGTCGAGGGTCTCCTGGGCCGTGCGCTCCTGCTTCCAGGCCGGCATCGCGGCGATGGTGCGCATGTTGTGGAGGCGGTCGGCCAGCTTGATGATCAGGACCCGCAGGTCCTTGGCCATGGCCACGAGCATCTTGCGGACGGTGGCGGCCTGCTGGGCCTCCTTCGAGTCGAACTTGATGCGGTCGAGCTTGGTGACACCGTCGACGATGCGGGCCACCTCGGGGCCGAAGGTCTGCTCCAGGTCGGCGATGGTGGTGCCGGTGTCCTCGACGGCGTCGTGGAGCAGGGCGGCGGCCATCGTGACGTCGTCGAGACCGAGCTCCGCGCAGATCTTCGCCACCGCCACCGGGTGCGTGATGTAGGGCTCACCGCTCTTGCGGCTCTGGCCGACGTGGGCGGCCGCCGCCACCTCGTAGGCCTGGGTGATGAGCCCGGTCGGTGCCTTCGGGTGCACGGCGCGATAGGCCGCGACGAGCGGGGCGACCTCCTCCGACGGGGGGGCGGTGTGGCGCCGCCACGGCAGCACGCGGTCGACGGTGGCCACCGCTCAGTCCCCCGGCACGAGGGGGGCGAGCGGGAACGACGCCAGCACCTCGACGTGGTGACCGGCGAGAGCGGTGCGCCCGCCGAGCTCCGGCAGCTCGAGTACGAACCCGAGGGCCGACACCACGCCGCCGAGGCTCTCGACGAGACGGATGGTGGCCGCCGCGGTGCCGCCGGTGGCCAGCACGTCGTCGACGATGACCACGTGCTCGCCCGGATGCACGGCGTCCTTGTGGATCTCGAGGAGGTCGACGCCGTACTCGAGCACGTACTCCTCGCGCTCGATCTCCCACGGCAACTTGCCCGCCTTGCGCACCGGCACGAACCCGGCACCGAGGCGATAGGCCACGGGGGCGCCGAACACGAAGCCGCGGGCCTCGACACCCACCACCCGGTCGATGCGGCGCCCGGGGATCGTGACGGCCTCGACGAGCGCGTCGACCACCGACGTGAACCCGTCGGCGTCCTGGAGGAGCGGGGTGATGTCGCGGAACGTGACGCCCGGGCGCGGCCAGTCCGGGATCTCCCGGACCAGCTCGCGCACGACGGTCTCGACGCGCTTCACCGTCGCCCGCCCACCACGACCGTCGGCCACGCGAACCGTGCACCCATGGCCCCACGGTACAGGGTGACCTCCCGCCCCCGGCTCCTGCGACGGGCCGGGGAGAAGCCGGTCAGCGCTTCTTCGACTTCTTGCGGGGTCGGGGCGGGATGGCCCCGCTCGGTGCCGCCCCGGCGGGCACCGACGGCGTCCCGTCGTCGGACCCGGGACCCGAGGCCGAGGGCCTCTCCGCAGCAGCCGCCGCCTTGCTCGACGGGGTGGCCCGCAGGCCCCGGGAGAGCGCCGCCATGGCCTCGGCGTCGGTGGCCGACACCCCTCCACCGCTGGCCTCCAGACGCTCGCGGACGCTGCGGTTCTTGGGCTCCTTCTCCTTCAGCCAGACGAGGATCGGCGCAGCCACGTAGATCGAGGAGTAGGCACCGGCGGTGAGGCCGACGAGGAGCGCGAGGGAGAACTCCTGCAGGGTCACCGCGCCGAGCATCCACGCCCCCACCACGAGCAGCGAGATCACCGGGAGGAGCGCCACGACGGTGGTGTTGATCGACCGCAGGAGGACCTGGTTCATCGAGCGGTTCACCATCTGGGTGTAGGTCATCCGCCCGGTGAGCCCGACGAACCGCTCGTTCTCCTTGATCTTGTCGTCGACCACGATCGTGTCGTAGATCGAGTAGCCGAGGATGGTGAGGAAGGCGATCACCGTCGCCGGCGTGACCTCCCACTGGAAGATGGAGTACACGCCGACGCTGATGATCACGTCGTGGGCCACGGCGACGATCGCCGCGACGGCCATGCGCCACTCGAGGCGGATGGTCAGGTAGAGCAGGATCGCCGCGAAGAACAGCACCAGGGCCCGCACCGACGCCTCGGTGATGTCGCTGCCCCACGACGCCCCCACGGTCGACACGCTCACCTCGGTGGTCGGCACACCGGCCACCTCGCTGATGGTGACCGTCACCTGACGCGTGACGTCCTCGTCCTCGTTGGGCCCCTGCACCCGCAGGACGTCACCTCCGACGATCTGGATCTTGGCGCCCGCCAGCCCGACGTCGGTCAGGGCCGAACGGGCCTCCTCGACCGACACGCCCGGGGCGGGGACCTCCCAGGACACCCCACCCTCGAAGTCGATGCCCAGGTTCAGCCCCCTGACGAAGAGCGACGTCACGCTGAGCACCACGAGCACCGCCGACACGACGAGGGCGCGACGCCACCAGGTCACGAAGTCGAAGGTGCTCTCGCCGCGGTACAGCCTGGTCAGGCCGTTCATCGGTCGGCTCCGGAGGTGGCCGGGACCCTCGGGGTCGCGGAGTTGTAGGCCACCTGCTCGGCGGGGAGGCCGAGCAGGCGCGGTCGGGCCAGCAGCCACTTCGAGCGGGTGGCCAGCTTCACGGTGGGACGCATGCACGCCCACGAGGCGATGAGGTCGAGGATGCCGGCCAGGGCCAGGTAGAAGGCGAAGCCCCGCACCGGGCCGACGGTGAGCCACCAGAGGAGCCCGGCGCCGATGAGCGAGGCGACGTCGGCCTTCACGATGGTCGAGAAGGCCGACACGAACGACTTGTCGCTGGCGCTGCGGATGCTCCGGCCGTTCTGCACGTCCTCCTTGAGGTGCTCGTAGTAGACGACGTTCGAGTCGAGGGACACACCGATCGACACGATGATGCCGGTCACGCCGGCGAGCGTGAGGGCGAGCCCGTTGTTCGAACCGAGGTAGCTGATGATCGTCCAGAGCAGGGCCGCCTCGATGGCCAGCTTGACGAGCGACAGCACCCCCAGGAACCGGTAGAAGGCGATCATGTAGGCGGCGGCGAGGACCACGCCGACGGCGCCGGCCACCAGACCGGCGCGCAGCGCGTCCTGGCCGAGGGTCGCCGACACCACCTGGGCCTGTTGCTGTTCGAGCTCGACCGGCAGGGCGCCGTAGCGCAGTGCGGTCGACAGGTCGTTGGCCTCGCGCTCGGTGAAGGTGCCCGAGATCTGGATCTGGTCGGCCTGGAACGACCCCGTCTGGATGACGGGCGCGGAGATGACCCGGCCGTCGAGGACGATGCCCAGCTGACCCGTCGGGCAGGTGGGCGACTGGGCGAAGCACTGGGCGGCTGCGCTGTTGAACAGGTCGATGCCGTCGGCCCCGCCCTTGAAGACCGGGTTGACCGTCCAGCGGCCGCCCTGATCCAGCCCCGCCGACGCCGA
This DNA window, taken from Acidimicrobiales bacterium, encodes the following:
- a CDS encoding adenine phosphoribosyltransferase encodes the protein MKRVETVVRELVREIPDWPRPGVTFRDITPLLQDADGFTSVVDALVEAVTIPGRRIDRVVGVEARGFVFGAPVAYRLGAGFVPVRKAGKLPWEIEREEYVLEYGVDLLEIHKDAVHPGEHVVIVDDVLATGGTAAATIRLVESLGGVVSALGFVLELPELGGRTALAGHHVEVLASFPLAPLVPGD
- the secF gene encoding protein translocase subunit SecF; translation: MNGLTRLYRGESTFDFVTWWRRALVVSAVLVVLSVTSLFVRGLNLGIDFEGGVSWEVPAPGVSVEEARSALTDVGLAGAKIQIVGGDVLRVQGPNEDEDVTRQVTVTISEVAGVPTTEVSVSTVGASWGSDITEASVRALVLFFAAILLYLTIRLEWRMAVAAIVAVAHDVIISVGVYSIFQWEVTPATVIAFLTILGYSIYDTIVVDDKIKENERFVGLTGRMTYTQMVNRSMNQVLLRSINTTVVALLPVISLLVVGAWMLGAVTLQEFSLALLVGLTAGAYSSIYVAAPILVWLKEKEPKNRSVRERLEASGGGVSATDAEAMAALSRGLRATPSSKAAAAAERPSASGPGSDDGTPSVPAGAAPSGAIPPRPRKKSKKR
- the secD gene encoding protein translocase subunit SecD produces the protein MRRFRGFWSLIIIVLLAVGGLAYTFAVGNQPLLGLDLQGGVSVVLKPVEEVSDDTLEQAISIIRQRVDALGVAEPEITRQGQNILIQIPGVKDRDRALELVGQTAELQFRPVLAVVPAGVEALPTDPTTTPGTGDPTAPTEPTPTDPTATVPSVTESVPATTEQGLGSPPAGGLGLGESAGAVESAQAEAPATEVPVTEAPAPVDAQSTPGVTVAPPAAPATTGLPPDVCSTGIPSSEIPADQPVVLPECRDGQLVASYQLGPVSLTGSALSSASAGLDQGGRWTVNPVFKGGADGIDLFNSAAAQCFAQSPTCPTGQLGIVLDGRVISAPVIQTGSFQADQIQISGTFTEREANDLSTALRYGALPVELEQQQAQVVSATLGQDALRAGLVAGAVGVVLAAAYMIAFYRFLGVLSLVKLAIEAALLWTIISYLGSNNGLALTLAGVTGIIVSIGVSLDSNVVYYEHLKEDVQNGRSIRSASDKSFVSAFSTIVKADVASLIGAGLLWWLTVGPVRGFAFYLALAGILDLIASWACMRPTVKLATRSKWLLARPRLLGLPAEQVAYNSATPRVPATSGADR